Proteins from a single region of Punica granatum isolate Tunisia-2019 chromosome 8, ASM765513v2, whole genome shotgun sequence:
- the LOC116188563 gene encoding DDB1- and CUL4-associated factor homolog 1-like isoform X1, giving the protein MQSSSHFQKKLGITSPTKPSPRISSLVKFTASVLSAFLLPSSVSPIPPNFRFFLLGGIGNRQFSAVGAAAAASMEEPTRQSQAPDEAAEGGSSSGGGGATTEPPQVPQADEEELLVAKAQSLLDRITAAPDNPSPTALHALASLLESQESRYMEQHDHTTTNARSSYTIGWLCNFVRDNDEFFELVSSKYLSESRFSTSVQAAAARVLLSCSLTWMYPHVFEEPVLENIKSWVMDEVTRFSGEESNWKLESGRKEVSDHQMLKTYSTGLLAVALDGDGPLVEDVLTCGLSSKLMRYLRIRVLGDSSQKDTSHLVDSKNATSRGRDENRGRIRQLVTQPHIGDLTDGRYVEDVERPVGGDTQVDVGEPPDGLSDADGMEEGADGDDRWHGRELGRDDSSRCRANRGFGKSRGKGRASDGTLESEQSLTSPDSGSRPGIGRSNKDRSSSRHTDVKRISDSRKLSNLVNTDDLDLERDDNTEYIEEFKVGTKDISELVREAVRAAEAEARAVNAPPEAIKAATAAAAEVVKSAAMEEFKTSNDEDAAVLAASKAASTGIDATKAVELSRSSVALASETINPSAPEAEKNENVDEYSIPDPESLAQLREKYCIQCLEYLGEYVEVLGPVLHEKGVDVCLALLQQGNKSRETSKVSVLLPDVMKLICALAAHRKFAALFVDCGGMQKLLAVPRVPLTFFGLSSCLFAIGSLQGIMERVCALPSDVVRQVADLAIQLLDCSQNQARKNAALFFAAAFVFRAVLDAFDSQDGLQKLLGVLNDAASVRSGVNSGALGLSGPGSLRNDRLPAEVLTSSEKQIAYHTCVALRQYFRAHLILIVDSIRPTKSNRSAPRNVSSSRAAYNPLDISNEAVDAVFLQLQKDRKLGPAFVRTPWPAVDKFLAYNGHLTMLELCQAPPVERYFHDLLQYALGVLHIITLVPQSRKMIVNATLSNDRVGIAVILDAANITSSKFDPEIIQPALSVLINLVCPPPSISNKPPMIAQGHQAGSSQASLVSNTSDRTVALTGQSDVRDCTGEPSGPDRGSAAAASQTPVPSAAFGLVGDRRISSGAGAGSAGLAAQLEQGYRLARDAVRANNGIKVLLHLLQPRIYSPPSALDCLRALACRALLGLARDDTIAHILTKLQVGKKLSELIRDSGSQTNGGEQGRWQTELAQVGIELIAIVTNSGRASTLAATDAATPTLRRIERAAIAAATPITYHSRELLLLIHEHLQTSGLTNTAASLLKEAQLTPLPTLAAPQSLSQQTFAQQSSSIQIQWPSGRSPSGFLSEKFKLSLSSEDPGLRCESAAPPPKKKSLVFSPSFSRSRNQPQILDSQPPTSRNAPSSSTKQSSTPLSSCNAPSEPTAKPALDLDSQYKSPIVLPMKQKHLEIKDLPSAKRLQGSEHPRSPMGLTPHTACRTGILTDPSGLSTPSSSIRGIYRRSTPGSILDYSFDDPHMSQTSDPQASNTERLTLDSLVIHYLKHQHRLCPAPITTLPPLSLLHPHVCPEPKRSLETPLNVTARLATREYRSMYGGVHGNCRDRQSIFSRFRPWRTCRDDAGALLTCIAFLGDSSHIAVGSHSGELKIFDSNNSIVDSYTSHQSPVNLVQSYISGGTQLLLSSSSQDVRLWDASSMQTGPLHPFEGCKSAKFSNSGTHFAALSAEPSRREIVLYDVQTYQTELKLSDPSTGPTGRGHVYSLIHFSPSDAMVLWNGVLWDRRVSGPVHRLDQFTDYGGGGFHPAGNEVIINSEVWDLRKFRLLRSVPSLDRTAITFNARGDVIYAILRRNLEDVMSAVHTRRVKHPLFAAFRTIDAVNYSDIATIPVDRCVLDFATELTDSFVGLMTMDDQEEMYSSARVYEVGRRRPTDDDSDPDDAEESEDDGDEDDEDRDVDPILGPGLGGDSDSDPDSLMNGDDDDDSVTDLDDDDDDGDFRAKSQIGNSSQGEKGSRIIEGSRHILLDFLQWLWRGVVRCWKMC; this is encoded by the exons atgcAATCGTCATCCCACTTCCAAAAGAAGCTCGGTATCACTTCGCCAACAAAACCATCTCCTCGAATTTCTTCTCTTGTCAAATTCACCGCATCTGTCTTATCGGCGTTCCTCCTCCCGTCGTCCGTCTCGCCCATCCCCCCCAATTTCCGATTTTTCTTGCTCGGTGGCATAGGCAATCGTCAGTTCTCGGCAGTTGGGGCGGCCGCCGCCGCCTCCATGGAAGAGCCGACGAGACAGTCCCAGGCGCCAGATGAAGCAGCAGAAGGCGGTAGTAGCAGTGGTGGCGGAGGAGCTACTACGGAGCCTCCGCAGGTTCCCCAAGCTGATGAAGAGGAGCTATTGGTGGCGAAGGCCCAGTCCCTCCTGGACAGGATCACTGCTGCTCCCGACAATCCTAGCCCTACTGCCCTCCACGCCCTTGCCTCCCTCCTCGAGTCCCAAGAGTCCCG ATACATGGAGCAGCATGATCACACCACCACCAACGCTCGATCTTCTTATACCATTGGTTGGCTTTGCAACTTCGTACGG GACAATGATGAATTCTTTGAGTTGGTGTCTTCAAAGTACCTCTCGGAGAGTAGATTCTCAACCTCGGTCCAAGCTGCTGCTGCTCGGGTTCTTCTAAGCTGTTCTCTCACTTGGATG tacccacatgtttttgaggAACCTGTCTTGGAAAATATCAAATCTTGGGTGATGGATGAGGTTACAAGATTTTCGGGCGAAGAGTCAAATTGGAAACTCGAGTCAGGGAGAAAAGAGGTCTCGGATCATCAAATGCTCAAGACATATTCTACTGGACTTCTTGCAGTGGCTTTGGATGG GGATGGTCCGCTGGTGGAAGATGTGCTGACTTGTGGGTTGTCTTCGAAGCTCATGCGTTATCTTCGTATACGTGTCCTGGGAGATTCAAGCCAGAAAGATACGAGCCATCTGGTGGACAGTAAAAACGCAACCTCCAGGGGTAGAGATGAGAATCGGGGTAGAATTCGGCAGCTTGTGACACAGCCACATATAGGCGACTTAACTGATGGTAGATATGTGGAGGATGTAGAAAGGCCAGTAGGTGGTGATACCCAGGTTGATGTTGGTGAACCACCTGATGGATTGTCTGACGCAGATGGAATGGAGGAGGGTGCTGATGGTGATGACAGATGGCATGGTCGAGAACTCGGCAGAGATGATTCCTCAAGGTGCAGGGCTAATCGTGGATTTGGAAAATCCAGGGGAAAGGGAAGGGCTAGTGATGGCACCTTAGAGAGTGAACAGTCTCTCACCTCTCCAGATTCGGGCAGTCGACCAGGTATTGGAAGGAGTAATAAGGATAGAAGCTCATCAAGGCATACAGATGTGAAAAGGATATCTGATTCCCGAAAATTATCCAATCTAGTAAATACTGATGACTTAGACTTGGAAAGAGATGACAATACTGAGTACATTGAAGAATTCAAGGTAGGAACAAAAGATATATCTGAGCTTGTAAGGGAAGCAGTAAGAGCGGCAGAAGCTGAAGCCAGAGCGGTAAATGCTCCTCCAGAAGCCATCAAAGCAGCAACTGCAGCAGCTGCAGAAGTTGTCAAAAGTGCAGCAATGGag GAATTCAAAACTTCCAATGATGAAGATGCCGCAGTTTTGGCAGCTTCCAAAGCTGCATCTACTGGTATTGATGCTACTAAAGCAGTTGAACTTTCAAG GAGTTCTGTTGCTCTTGCTTCCGAGACAATAAATCCAAGTGCCCCTGAAgcggaaaaaaatgaaaatgttgaTGAGTATTCCATTCCTGATCCTGAGTCACTGGCGCAACTTAGAGAAAAGTACTGCATCCAGTGTCTCGAGTATTTGGGAGAGTATGTTGAAGTACTCGGGCCTGTACTGCATGAAAAGGGGGTAGATGTCTGCCTTGCTCTATTACAGCAAGGCAATAAATCTAGAGAGACTTCAAAAGTTTCCGTGCTTCTTCCTGATGTGATGAAGCTAATATGTGCTTTGGCAGCACATAGGAAATTTGCAGCACTCTTTGTGGATTGTGGTGGCATGCAGAAACTCCTTGCTGTCCCCAGAGTCCCTCTAACCTTCTTTGGTCTTTCTTCTTGCCTGTTTGCCATCGGTTCGCTTCAG GGTATAATGGAACGTGTCTGCGCTCTTCCTTCAGATGTTGTGCGTCAGGTGGCTGACTTAGCTATTCAGCTTCTCGACTGCTCACAGAATCAAGCCAGAAAGAACGCAGCCTTATTTTTTGCTGCTGCTTTTGTTTTCAGGGCAGTTCTTGATGCTTTTGATAGTCAGGATGGGTTGCAGAAACTATTAGGTGTTTTAAATGACGCTGCTTCTGTAAGATCAGGGGTTAACTCTGGTGCATTAGGCTTGTCGGGCCCAGGTTCCCTTCGCAATGATAGATTGCCTGCTGAAGTGCTTACTTCATCTGAGAAGCAGATTGCATATCATACCTGTGTTGCCTTGCGGCAATACTTCAGGGCACATCTTATACTGATCGTGGATTCCATTCGTCCAACTAAAAGTAACAGGAGTGCACCTCGCAATGTTTCAAGTTCGAGAGCAGCTTATAATCCCCTTGATATTAGTAATGAGGCAGTGGACGCAGTCTTCCTTCAGTTGCAGAAGGATAGGAAGCTGGGGCCCGCATTTGTGCGAACTCCTTGGCCTGCAGTCGATAAGTTTTTAGCATACAATGGACACCTCACTATGTTAGAATTGTGCCAG GCCCCACCTGTTGAGCGATACTTTCATGACTTGCTTCAATATGCTCTCGGTGTTCTTCACATTATTACGCTGGTACCTCAGAGTCGTAAGATGATCGTGAACGCCACATTGAGTAAtgatcgtgttggaatagcTGTGATACTTGACGCAGCAAATATCACTAGCAGCAAATTTGATCCAGag ATTATCCAACCTGCATTGAGTGTTTTAATAAATCTTGTCTGTCCTCCGCCGTCAATTAGCAATAAGCCCCCAATGATTGCCCAAGGACATCAAGCTGGCAGCAGTCAAGCCTCTTTAGTCAGTAATACATCAGATCGAACTGTTGCTTTGACTGGCCAGAGCGATGTGCGGGACTGCACTGGAGAACCCAGTGGGCCTGACAGAGGGTCAGCAGCAGCTGCTTCACAGACACCTGTTCCTTCTGCAGCTTTTGGATTAGTCGGAGATCGCAGAATCTCTTCAGGAGCTGGAGCAGGTTCTGCAGGGCTTGCTGCGCAGTTGGAGCAAGGATACCGTCTTGCTAGAGATGCTGTCCGAGCCAATAATGGCATAAAGGTTCTCCTGCATCTCCTGCAACCACGAATATACTCACCACCTTCAGCTCTTGACTGCCTTCGTGCTCTTGCATGTCGCGCCCTGCTTGGGCTAGCAAGAGATGATACCATTGCGCATATTTTGACCAAGCTTCAG GTTGGCAAGAAGCTCTCGGAACTTATTCGAGATTCTGGCAGTCAGACCAATGGAGGCGAGCAGGGCAGGTGGCAGACTGAGCTTGCCCAGGTGGGGATTGAACTAATAGCG ATCGTAACGAATTCAGGCCGTGCGAGTACATTGGCTGCTACAGATGCTGCTACCCCTACTCTTAGGCGCATAGAGAGAGCAGCTATAGCTGCAGCTACTCCCATTACTTATCACTCCAG GGAACTACTGCTTCTTATTCATGAACACCTACAAACATCTGGCTTGACGAACACTGCTGCTTCACTGCTCAAAGAGGCTCAGCTTACACCTTTACCAACCCTAGCAGCCCCTCAATCTCTCTCACAACAAACTTTTGCACAGCAATCATCCTCCATACAGATCCAGTGGCCCTCAGGTCGCTCCCCTTCTGGGTTCCTCTCTGAGAAGTTTAAACTCTCCTTATCCAGTGAGGATCCGGGCTTGAGGTGTGAGTCTGCAGCGCCGCCTCCTAAGAAGAAATCGCTTGTTTTCTCACCTTCTTTCTCTAGATCTAGGAACCAACCTCAGATTCTCGATTCTCAGCCACCGACCAGCAGGAACGCTCCCAGCAGTAGCACAAAACAGTCCTCTACTCCGCTAAGCTCTTGCAATGCTCCATCAGAACCAACTGCAAAACCTGCTTTGGATTTGGATTCGCAGTATAAAAGCCCAATTGTCCTACCAATGAAGCAGAAGCATCTAGAGATAAAGGATTTGCCTTCTGCTAAGAGATTACAGGGCAGTGAGCATCCGCGTTCTCCCATGGGTTTAACTCCTCACACTGCATGTAGGACTGGAATACTGACCGATCCATCTGGGCTTTCAACACCGAGTTCTAGCATTAGGGGTATCTACAGGCGTTCAACACCAGGCAGTATCTTGGACTATTCTTTTGATGATCCCCACATGAGTCAGACAAGTGACCCCCAGGCGAGCAATACAGAGAGATTGACCCTTGATTCTCTGGTCATTCATTATCTGAAGCACCAGCATCGACTGTGCCCAGCCCCTATAACAACTTTGCCTCCATTGTCTCTCCTACACCCACATGTCTGCCCCGAGCCAAAGAGGAGCCTTGAAACCCCACTAAATGTGACTGCCCGACTTGCGACCCGCGAATACAGGAGCATGTATGGAGGTGTCCACGGGAACTGCAGGGACCGTCAGTCCATCTTCAGCCGGTTCAGGCCATGGAGGACCTGCAGGGATGACGCCGGGGCCCTTCTGACTTGCATAGCCTTTCTCGGAGACTCTTCACATATTGCGGTGGGAAGCCATTCTGGTGAGCTCAAGATATTTGATTCTAACAATAGTATAGTGGACAGCTACACGAGTCACCAGTCTCCCGTGAATCTTGTTCAGTCTTACATCTCCGGTGGGACCCAGCTCTTGCTGTCATCGAGTTCCCAGGACGTACGACTGTGGGATGCATCCTCAATGCAGACCGGGCCCCTGCATCCGTTTGAGGGGTGCAAGTCTGCTAAGTTTAGCAACTCCGGGACCCACTTTGCTGCCTTGTCGGCAGAACCCAGCCGGCGGGAAATCGTCCTGTACGATGTTCAGACCTACCAGACGGAACTCAAACTGTCGGACCCATCTACCGGCCCAACAGGACGGGGACATGTATACTCCCTTATCCATTTCAGTCCTTCTGATGCTATGGTGCTTTGGAATGGGGTGCTGTGGGACCGACGGGTCTCCGGTCCCGTTCACCGGTTAGACCAGTTTACTGATTATGGTGGCGGTGGCTTTCATCCTGCAGGAAATGAG GTCATAATAAATTCTGAGGTATGGGATCTTCGAAAATTCCGGCTGCTTCGGAGTGTTCCATCCCTGGACCGGACGGCTATAACATTCAATGCTCGTGGGGATGTGATCTACGCGATTTTGAGGAGGAACCTCGAGGATGTGATGTCAGCTGTCCATACGCGCCGGGTCAAGCACCCACTCTTTGCGGCTTTCCGCACAATCGATGCAGTGAACTACTCAGACATCGCAACTATCCCAGTGGACAGATGCGTGCTCGACTTTGCAACGGAGCTTACCGACTCGTTTGTAGGGCTGATGACCATGGATGACCAGGAGGAGATGTACTCCTCTGCAAGGGTATATGAGGTAGGCCGCAGGAGGCCCACGGACGATGATTCTGACCCCGATGATGCGGAGGAGAGCGAGGACGACGGGGATGAGGATGATGAGGACAGAGATGTGGACCCCATACTTGGCCCAGGACTGGGCGGGGACAGTGACAGCGATCCGGACAGCCTGATGAACGgtgatgacgatgatgataGCGTGACTGACCTTGATGACGACGATGATGATGGGGATTTTCGGGCGAAGAGTCAAATTGGAAACTCGAGTCAGGGAGAAAAGGGGTCTCGGATCATCGAAGGCTCAAGACATATTCTACTGGACTTCTTGCAGTGGCTTTGGCGGG GGGTGGTCCGCTGCTGGAAGATGTGCTGA